One window of the Bombus pyrosoma isolate SC7728 linkage group LG5, ASM1482585v1, whole genome shotgun sequence genome contains the following:
- the LOC122567810 gene encoding uncharacterized protein LOC122567810: MEMSFNFRNPVLFLLSLAAIVEGNPKFDDGGFIPSSMIYLEKNAKSQDQIAMPSEPRLRSETSTKRSDVDNDVDITDRSQEPRFGFTNLGSTGSGYGVSTYAPTKIDLGGLFLGAIIGIGSILIIPKLLYILSGTYGHYARSEESGFAQIMTRMDDVLARHGIDTTSCMQRAVCTYSQQASSSVKEANKLSDDEKASSFDRVIDTITTNQIFRTAMEGTAIQEAVEAGRAGRNCSRTYSHCGFSMETILSLLSNVVTTVAAVNTGTTTPTGTGTL, from the exons CCAAGTTTGACGATGGAGG GTTCATACCGAGTTCCATGATCTATCTGGAAAAGAACGCAAAGTCCCAGGATCAGATAGCTATGCCTTCCGAGCCAAGGCTACGCAGTGAGACATCAACAAAGCGGAGTGACGTGGACAACGACGTGGATATTACGGATCGCAGCCAAGAACCTCGATTTGGTTTCACGAACCTTGGTAGCACAGGAAGC GGTTACGGAGTATCGACGTATGCACCGACAAAGATAGACTTGGGAGGATTGTTCTTGGGCGCCATCATAGGAATAGGTTCCATCCTCATCATACCTAAACTACTCTACATTCTTTCTGGCACTTACGGCCATTATGCAAGAA GCGAAGAGAGCGGCTTCGCTCAAATCATGACAAGAATGGACGACGTTCTGGCCCGTCACGGTATCGACACGACATCCTGCATGCAACGAGCCGTCTGTACTTATTCGCAACAGGCCTCCTCGTCGGTGAAAGAGGCCAATAAGTTAAGCGACGATGAGAAGGCCTCGTCGTTCGATCGCGTGATCGATACGATCACGACGAATCAGATTTTCCGAACGGCCATGGAAGGAACCGCGATACAGGAAGCGGTGGAAGCAGGGAGAGCCGGTCGAAATTGTTCGCGGACTTATTCACATTGCGGATTTTCCATGGAAACGATACTGTCTTTATTATCGAACGTAGTTACCACGGTCGCGGCAGTTAATACAGGAACCACGACGCCCACAGGAACTGGGACGTTGTAA